In Priestia megaterium NBRC 15308 = ATCC 14581, the following proteins share a genomic window:
- the pdaA gene encoding delta-lactam-biosynthetic de-N-acetylase, protein MRRFTFFLVFLFVMSTGIASVEAQMYPNTPISWGFQKSKNHKPASAGTAYEQILAKYDAFYLGDTNKKNIYLTFDNGYENGYTPQVLDVLKKRKVPATFFVTGHYLKEEPKLIKRMVKEGHIVGNHSWHHPDLTQVDDARFKEELQKVKDEYKNITGRDEMKYLRSPRGVFSERTLALSKQEGYTNVFWSLAFVDWKVNEQKGWRYSYDNMMAQIHPGAIMLLHTVSKDNADALDQAIVDLKKQGYTFKSIDDLMNERKQMKKSPSKTK, encoded by the coding sequence ATGCGCCGGTTCACCTTTTTTCTCGTTTTTTTATTCGTGATGTCAACAGGCATAGCATCTGTTGAAGCACAAATGTATCCAAACACTCCGATCAGCTGGGGATTTCAAAAAAGTAAAAATCACAAGCCCGCATCCGCAGGTACAGCTTATGAACAAATTCTTGCTAAGTATGATGCTTTTTACCTCGGAGATACAAATAAAAAAAATATTTACTTAACGTTTGATAATGGTTATGAAAATGGTTATACACCGCAGGTATTAGACGTGCTCAAAAAAAGAAAGGTTCCTGCCACATTCTTTGTAACAGGACACTATTTAAAAGAAGAGCCTAAGCTTATTAAGCGAATGGTAAAAGAAGGGCATATTGTCGGGAATCATTCATGGCATCACCCTGACTTAACTCAAGTGGATGACGCACGTTTTAAAGAGGAATTGCAAAAAGTAAAAGATGAATACAAGAATATTACGGGTCGTGATGAAATGAAATACCTTCGCTCACCTAGAGGGGTATTTAGTGAACGAACGCTAGCTCTTTCAAAGCAAGAGGGCTATACGAATGTATTTTGGTCACTTGCATTTGTTGACTGGAAAGTGAATGAACAAAAAGGCTGGCGCTACTCATACGACAATATGATGGCTCAAATACATCCAGGTGCGATCATGCTTTTGCATACCGTTTCAAAGGATAACGCAGATGCGTTAGATCAAGCCATTGTGGATTTAAAAAAGCAGGGCTATACGTTTAAAAGCATTGATGATTTAATGAACGAACGCAAACAAATGAAGAAAAGTCCTTCTAAAACGAAATAA
- the rlmD gene encoding 23S rRNA (uracil(1939)-C(5))-methyltransferase RlmD, with amino-acid sequence MNKPKTEMKVQKGQTFPLTIKRLGINGEGVGYFKRQVVFVPGALPNEEVVVEATNVQQKFAEGKIKRIRKKSPHRVEAPCPIYDQCGGCQLQHLSYEGQLESKRDIVLQAFERHSSLKKVEEKTRQTIGMEDPWGYRNKSQFQVGVDKQKVIAGLYGLNSHRLIDIENCPIQHGATNHVTKEIKRILQDLQIPIYNERKRRGIVRTIVSRVGFETGEVQVVLITAKQEIPKKELVIKEIKRRLPEVKSLVQNVNGQKTSLIFGDETFTLSGKSVIQETLGDISFELSARAFFQLNPLQTVKLYDEVKKAAALTGSEKIVDAYCGVGTIGLWLAKDAKEIRGMDTIEESIVDARKNAKDHGFEHATYVTGPAEKWMPQWVKEGWKPDVIVVDPPRTGCDDKLLKTILQVKPKKVVYVSCNPSTLAKDVQQLSKAYYVDYIQPVDMFPHTAHVENVVSLTLKK; translated from the coding sequence ATGAATAAACCAAAAACTGAAATGAAAGTTCAAAAAGGACAAACGTTTCCGTTGACTATAAAAAGACTCGGTATTAATGGAGAAGGCGTAGGATATTTTAAGCGCCAAGTCGTCTTCGTGCCGGGAGCATTGCCGAATGAAGAAGTGGTTGTAGAAGCAACAAATGTTCAGCAAAAGTTTGCCGAAGGAAAAATTAAGCGAATTCGCAAAAAATCTCCTCACCGCGTAGAAGCACCCTGTCCTATTTACGACCAGTGCGGAGGCTGTCAGCTTCAGCACTTATCCTATGAAGGTCAGCTAGAATCTAAGCGCGATATTGTTCTGCAAGCGTTCGAACGTCACAGTTCATTAAAAAAAGTAGAGGAAAAAACACGCCAAACAATTGGCATGGAAGATCCTTGGGGCTATCGTAATAAATCACAGTTCCAAGTAGGTGTGGATAAACAAAAAGTTATCGCTGGTTTGTACGGACTGAATTCTCATCGACTGATTGACATTGAAAACTGTCCGATTCAGCATGGAGCCACAAATCACGTGACAAAAGAAATAAAACGAATTTTACAAGATCTTCAAATTCCTATCTACAATGAGCGCAAACGCCGTGGTATTGTACGTACCATCGTATCTCGAGTAGGATTTGAAACGGGTGAAGTGCAAGTTGTCTTGATTACGGCCAAACAAGAAATTCCGAAAAAAGAGCTTGTGATCAAAGAAATTAAGCGCCGTCTACCGGAAGTGAAATCGCTCGTACAAAACGTAAACGGTCAAAAAACATCGCTTATCTTTGGAGACGAAACGTTTACGCTATCTGGAAAATCGGTGATTCAAGAAACGTTAGGCGATATTTCATTCGAACTTTCAGCGCGTGCATTTTTCCAGTTGAATCCTCTTCAAACAGTGAAGCTGTATGACGAGGTGAAAAAAGCAGCTGCGCTAACAGGCAGTGAAAAAATTGTAGATGCTTACTGCGGAGTAGGGACAATTGGCTTATGGCTTGCTAAAGATGCCAAAGAAATTCGCGGAATGGATACGATTGAAGAATCCATTGTAGATGCGCGAAAAAATGCCAAAGATCATGGATTTGAACACGCCACATATGTGACGGGTCCAGCTGAAAAGTGGATGCCGCAGTGGGTAAAAGAAGGCTGGAAGCCAGACGTTATCGTTGTTGACCCGCCGCGAACAGGCTGTGATGATAAGCTTCTAAAAACAATTTTACAAGTAAAGCCAAAGAAAGTGGTTTACGTATCTTGTAATCCATCCACATTAGCCAAAGATGTGCAGCAGCTGTCGAAGGCTTATTATGTGGATTACATTCAGCCTGTGGATATGTTCCCTCATACGGCGCATGTGGAGAATGTGGTAAGTTTGACGTTAAAGAAATAA
- a CDS encoding fumarate hydratase produces the protein MIEALKQSMYDLIVETSTKLPKDVRRAIAKAKARENAGTRAAMSLATITNNIKMADDNLSPICQDTGMPTFKIKTPVGVNQLQIKEAIYWAIEEATKHGKLRPNSVDSLTGENSGNNLGGGTPVIKFEQWENDYIDARLILKGGGCENKNIQYSLPCEVEGLGRAGRDLDGIRKCVMHSVYQAQGQGCSAGVIGVGIGGDRTTGYELAKEQLFRNLDDENPNAQLKELEEYVMENANKLGIGTMGFGGETTLLGCKVGVINRIPASFYVSVAYNCWAYRRLGIKINADTGSVQEWLYQEGEEVDFNKNAGAEEKQNADETKEVVLQAPITEEQIRELKVGDVVRINGMMYTGRDAIHKHLTDHDAPIDLNGQIIYHCGPVMLKDEDEKWHVTAAGPTTSIREEPYQGDIMKKFGIRAVIGKGGMGPKTLAALQEHGGVYLNAIGGAAQYYADCIKSVEGVDLMQFGIPEAMWHLKVEGFTAVVTMDSHGNSLHADVDKSSFEKLEQFKEPVFK, from the coding sequence ATGATTGAAGCTTTAAAACAAAGCATGTACGATTTAATTGTTGAAACATCTACAAAATTGCCAAAAGACGTTCGACGTGCTATCGCAAAGGCAAAAGCGCGTGAAAATGCAGGAACGCGTGCAGCAATGTCTTTAGCGACCATTACCAATAATATTAAGATGGCGGATGATAATTTATCGCCAATTTGTCAAGATACAGGTATGCCAACATTTAAAATTAAAACCCCCGTAGGAGTGAATCAGCTTCAAATTAAAGAAGCGATTTATTGGGCAATTGAAGAAGCAACAAAGCACGGAAAGCTTCGCCCTAACTCCGTAGATTCGTTAACGGGAGAAAACAGCGGTAATAATTTAGGCGGAGGCACGCCGGTTATTAAGTTTGAACAGTGGGAAAATGACTATATTGATGCGCGTCTTATTTTAAAAGGCGGCGGCTGTGAAAATAAAAACATTCAGTATAGCCTGCCTTGTGAAGTAGAAGGGTTAGGTCGAGCTGGCCGCGATTTAGACGGCATTCGTAAATGTGTGATGCACTCAGTATACCAAGCGCAAGGTCAAGGCTGTAGCGCCGGCGTCATTGGTGTTGGAATCGGTGGCGACCGTACAACAGGCTATGAATTAGCAAAAGAGCAGCTGTTCCGAAACTTAGATGACGAAAATCCAAATGCTCAGCTGAAAGAATTAGAAGAGTATGTAATGGAAAATGCTAATAAGTTAGGAATCGGTACGATGGGTTTTGGTGGAGAAACGACATTACTTGGCTGTAAAGTCGGCGTAATCAATCGTATTCCTGCTAGCTTCTATGTGTCAGTTGCGTATAATTGCTGGGCTTACCGCCGCTTAGGTATTAAAATCAACGCCGATACAGGAAGTGTTCAAGAGTGGCTGTATCAAGAAGGCGAAGAAGTAGATTTTAATAAAAATGCAGGCGCCGAAGAGAAGCAAAATGCGGATGAAACAAAAGAAGTTGTATTACAAGCACCTATTACAGAAGAGCAAATTCGTGAATTAAAAGTTGGTGACGTGGTGCGCATCAACGGTATGATGTATACAGGACGCGACGCTATCCATAAACATTTAACAGATCACGATGCACCAATTGATTTAAATGGACAAATCATTTATCACTGTGGTCCGGTTATGTTAAAGGACGAAGACGAAAAATGGCACGTAACCGCTGCAGGACCAACAACAAGTATTCGTGAAGAACCTTACCAAGGGGATATTATGAAGAAATTTGGTATCCGCGCGGTTATCGGTAAAGGCGGTATGGGTCCTAAAACGCTTGCTGCTCTTCAAGAGCACGGCGGCGTGTACTTAAATGCTATCGGCGGAGCTGCACAGTACTATGCTGATTGTATCAAGAGTGTAGAAGGCGTTGATTTGATGCAGTTTGGTATTCCTGAAGCAATGTGGCATTTAAAAGTAGAAGGCTTTACAGCTGTAGTGACGATGGATTCACATGGAAACAGCTTGCATGCAGATGTAGACAAGTCTTCATTTGAAAAGCTTGAGCAATTTAAAGAGCCGGTATTTAAATAA
- a CDS encoding amino acid permease, with amino-acid sequence MEQRELKRDLSNRHVQLIAIGGTIGTGLFLGSGKAIQLAGPSIIFAYLIVGIALFFVMRALGELLLSKAGYQSLTDIAEEYLGPWASFVTGWTYWFCWIMTAMADVIAVGVYVKYWFNIPQWIPALICVIILLGLNLLTVKLFGELEFWFALIKVITILALIIIGVILLVMGFKTDAGSVTVQNLWNHGGLFPNGVSGFLLSFQMVIFAYVGVELVGVSAAETSNPKKNIPSAINKIPLRILFFYVGALIVLLFINPWMELNAAESPFVKTFSLVGIPLAAGIINFVVLTSAASACNSGMFSTSRILYNLSKNDQGPSKFAKLNKNHVPSNGLFVSTLVISAGALLSKLIPDQAFGIVTTISAICFIWVWSIILICHLRYKKTRPQLHATSAFKAPLTPFINYIVLALFAVILVIMLFSDATRPALLLTPVWFILLFIFYWTRRKKKINL; translated from the coding sequence TTGGAACAACGAGAATTAAAGAGGGATTTATCCAATCGTCATGTTCAGCTAATCGCGATTGGAGGAACCATTGGGACAGGATTATTTTTAGGTTCTGGTAAAGCAATACAGCTTGCAGGTCCCTCTATCATCTTTGCTTATTTAATTGTGGGTATTGCGCTTTTCTTTGTGATGAGAGCGCTAGGAGAACTACTGCTGTCTAAAGCAGGTTATCAATCGTTAACAGATATTGCTGAAGAGTATCTTGGACCGTGGGCGTCGTTTGTAACGGGATGGACGTACTGGTTTTGCTGGATTATGACAGCTATGGCTGATGTGATTGCAGTTGGCGTATATGTGAAATATTGGTTCAATATTCCTCAGTGGATTCCCGCACTTATTTGTGTAATCATTTTATTAGGTCTTAACTTATTAACCGTAAAATTATTTGGAGAATTAGAGTTTTGGTTTGCTTTAATAAAGGTTATTACGATTCTTGCATTAATTATTATTGGCGTTATTTTGCTGGTAATGGGATTTAAAACAGACGCGGGATCCGTTACTGTTCAAAACCTTTGGAATCACGGAGGGCTATTTCCAAATGGGGTTTCAGGTTTCTTACTTTCATTCCAAATGGTTATATTCGCATACGTTGGGGTTGAATTGGTAGGGGTATCGGCAGCAGAAACATCAAACCCCAAAAAAAATATTCCATCGGCCATTAATAAAATTCCGCTGCGAATCTTATTTTTCTATGTTGGAGCGCTTATCGTTCTGTTGTTTATTAACCCGTGGATGGAATTAAATGCAGCAGAAAGCCCATTTGTTAAAACCTTTAGTTTAGTCGGAATTCCGCTTGCTGCTGGAATTATTAATTTTGTTGTACTAACTTCAGCCGCTTCTGCCTGTAATAGCGGAATGTTTTCAACAAGCCGTATCTTATATAATTTAAGTAAAAATGACCAAGGGCCATCTAAGTTTGCAAAACTGAACAAAAACCACGTACCAAGCAACGGATTGTTTGTATCTACGCTGGTTATCTCAGCGGGAGCTCTTTTAAGCAAACTTATACCAGACCAAGCTTTCGGCATTGTCACGACCATTAGCGCTATTTGTTTTATTTGGGTGTGGAGTATCATTCTCATTTGCCATCTAAGGTATAAAAAGACGCGTCCGCAGCTGCATGCAACATCAGCATTCAAAGCACCGTTAACACCATTCATAAACTATATTGTGTTAGCTTTGTTTGCGGTGATTCTTGTTATTATGCTGTTTTCTGACGCGACGCGCCCAGCCTTATTGTTGACGCCCGTTTGGTTTATTCTCTTATTTATTTTTTACTGGACTAGAAGGAAAAAGAAAATAAATCTTTAA
- a CDS encoding SE1561 family protein, whose protein sequence is MGNAVRDKDSQVRYLKDRLNMFVHVLDSMEPENTDLEDIDRLITMIDDLEAKCEQFKKDKE, encoded by the coding sequence ATGGGAAACGCCGTTCGAGATAAAGATTCACAAGTACGTTATTTAAAAGATCGTTTAAATATGTTTGTACACGTATTAGACTCTATGGAGCCTGAAAACACAGACCTAGAAGACATTGACCGTTTGATCACGATGATTGATGACCTTGAAGCAAAATGTGAGCAGTTTAAAAAAGATAAAGAATGA